Proteins encoded by one window of Burkholderia plantarii:
- a CDS encoding EthD family reductase, which yields MLTRCAFFSGRVRPGFEARFDEHVRTRLVPLRTRLPGARDVRVPRRQHGDAGEPAFALVISMRFADQAAIDAALDSPMRRESQAESRAPIEMVDGVVFHTVLAATV from the coding sequence GTGCTGACGCGCTGCGCGTTCTTCAGCGGCCGGGTCCGGCCCGGCTTCGAGGCGCGCTTCGACGAGCATGTCCGGACGCGGCTCGTGCCGCTCCGGACGCGCTTGCCCGGCGCCCGCGACGTGCGCGTGCCGCGCCGGCAGCACGGCGACGCCGGCGAACCGGCGTTCGCGCTCGTGATCTCGATGCGCTTCGCCGATCAGGCCGCGATCGACGCCGCGCTGGATTCGCCGATGCGGCGCGAGAGCCAGGCCGAATCGCGCGCGCCGATCGAGATGGTCGACGGGGTGGTGTTCCATACCGTGTTGGCCGCAACGGTGTGA
- a CDS encoding asparaginase yields the protein MNGMKATGADAIAVTTWRGDALENSHRAHIAVVDAGGRLLAGFGDPFRVTLARSAAKPAQALAVMETGALERFGFDAADLALMCASHSSEPRHVERARAMLARLGAAESDLRCGPHQPISDAVARDWIRRGIEPSAVCSNCSGKHAGMLAGARALGATLDGYHLAEHPMQLRVKRTMAELCGLPEDGVGWGIDGCNLPTPAFPLDRLALVYAGLAQAADAVAGGVDEPRPAALARIHHAMTRHPEMVAGEGRFCTRLMQAFDGAVVGKLGADGCYGIGVRASDDTRRLGADGALGIAAKIEDGNVAVLYMLVSEVLARLGIGSEAQRGALAAFHRPPMRNTKGVETGRVAFPFELLAH from the coding sequence ATGAACGGCATGAAGGCGACCGGGGCGGACGCGATCGCGGTGACCACCTGGCGCGGCGACGCGCTGGAGAACTCGCATCGCGCGCATATCGCGGTGGTCGATGCGGGGGGCCGGCTGCTGGCCGGTTTCGGCGATCCGTTCCGGGTCACGCTGGCGCGTTCGGCCGCCAAGCCGGCGCAGGCGCTCGCGGTGATGGAGACGGGCGCGCTCGAGCGCTTCGGCTTCGACGCGGCCGATCTCGCGCTGATGTGCGCGTCGCACAGCAGCGAGCCGCGCCACGTCGAGCGCGCGCGTGCGATGCTGGCCCGGCTCGGCGCCGCCGAGAGCGACCTGCGCTGCGGCCCGCATCAGCCGATCTCCGACGCTGTCGCGCGCGACTGGATCCGGCGCGGCATCGAGCCGAGCGCCGTGTGCAGCAACTGCTCGGGCAAGCACGCGGGGATGCTGGCCGGCGCCCGCGCGCTTGGCGCGACGCTCGACGGCTACCACCTGGCCGAGCATCCGATGCAACTGCGCGTGAAGCGCACCATGGCCGAGCTGTGCGGCCTGCCCGAGGACGGCGTCGGCTGGGGCATCGACGGCTGCAACCTGCCCACGCCGGCGTTCCCGCTCGATCGCCTCGCGCTCGTCTATGCCGGGCTGGCGCAGGCGGCGGACGCCGTCGCTGGCGGCGTCGACGAACCGCGCCCGGCGGCGCTCGCACGGATCCACCACGCCATGACGCGCCACCCGGAGATGGTGGCCGGCGAGGGGCGCTTCTGCACCCGGCTGATGCAGGCGTTCGACGGCGCCGTGGTGGGCAAGCTCGGCGCCGACGGCTGCTACGGGATCGGCGTGCGGGCCTCGGACGACACGCGGCGGCTTGGCGCCGACGGCGCGCTCGGCATCGCGGCGAAGATCGAGGACGGCAACGTCGCCGTGCTCTACATGCTGGTGAGCGAGGTGCTGGCGCGGCTGGGCATCGGCAGCGAGGCGCAGCGCGGCGCGCTGGCCGCGTTCCATCGGCCGCCGATGCGCAATACGAAGGGCGTCGAGACGGGGCGCGTGGCGTTTCCGTTCGAACTTCTGGCGCACTGA
- a CDS encoding metallophosphoesterase family protein, translated as MSTLLQVSDPHFGAEWPAAVDALVTLAATLRPDLVVLSGDLTQRARRRQFEAARAFVERLGPQALLAIPGNHDIPLFDPVARLCRPYARYRHAFGADLEPVFDAPALLVQGVNTTRPARHTAGEISAAQIERVARRFELAQPAQLRVAVVHQPIAGAGPRKPRDRLHGSEAALRRWADAGVDLILGGHTHRPEINAVEMAGSTRRIYAIQGGTAVSRRVRDGRPNSVNLIAYEGASTGARRVLVTRYDHDAAGGRFVASETRVLDLTPAADGASEQR; from the coding sequence ATGAGCACGCTGCTGCAGGTCTCCGATCCGCATTTCGGCGCCGAATGGCCGGCCGCCGTCGATGCGCTGGTGACGCTCGCGGCCACGCTGCGTCCGGATCTCGTGGTGCTGTCGGGCGACCTGACGCAACGCGCGCGGCGCCGCCAGTTCGAGGCGGCGCGCGCGTTCGTCGAACGGCTCGGCCCGCAGGCGCTGCTCGCGATTCCCGGCAATCACGACATCCCGCTGTTCGATCCGGTCGCGCGGCTGTGCCGGCCCTACGCGCGCTACCGGCACGCGTTCGGCGCCGACCTGGAGCCGGTGTTCGACGCACCGGCGCTGCTGGTCCAGGGCGTGAACACGACGCGGCCCGCGCGCCACACGGCGGGCGAGATTTCCGCCGCGCAGATCGAACGCGTCGCGCGGCGCTTCGAACTCGCGCAGCCGGCCCAACTGCGCGTGGCGGTCGTGCATCAGCCGATCGCCGGCGCCGGGCCGCGCAAGCCCCGCGACCGCCTGCACGGCAGCGAGGCCGCGCTGCGCCGCTGGGCCGATGCCGGCGTCGACCTGATCCTCGGCGGGCATACGCACCGGCCGGAAATCAACGCGGTGGAGATGGCGGGTTCGACGCGCAGGATCTACGCGATCCAGGGCGGCACGGCCGTGTCGCGGCGCGTGCGCGACGGCCGGCCGAACTCGGTCAACCTGATCGCGTATGAAGGCGCCTCGACGGGCGCGCGCCGCGTGCTCGTGACGCGCTACGACCACGACGCGGCCGGCGGCCGGTTCGTCGCGAGCGAAACGCGCGTGCTCGATCTCACCCCGGCGGCGGACGGCGCTTCCGAGCAGCGCTGA
- a CDS encoding MFS transporter, whose product MLGIGLVNMLVALDQTVVSTALPSIVADLHGFEYYAWIASAYLLASVVTVPIFGRLGDYFGRKRFVVAAVIVFTVASVLCALATDMRMLAVARALQGVGGGMMVGTAFASIPDLFPDPRERVRWQVVMAATYGIGTAAGPSLGGWLSQHFGWRSTFLINVPVGVLALYFIWKHLPHFLRPRDGKVRIDYVGAVLVAITLGCLQFLIEALPARGFGAGTAALATVVVASFGAFLVCERRATHPIVPLDLFRDPQLVTLFTLSTLAGFVMFSLIFFAPLLLQGGFGLDPETAGLLATPIAACIALGSLINIRIVMHLKRPTLILSVGFGLLAAASVTLALTGPLTPHPVLELAMAAVGIGLGFILNNLNVFAQEIAGRERFGIATALLQSTRMVGGMLGTSILATIVHHHYAAGVSEAMSVLGSGVAAQWVPHLADPRVLVDPALGETLLGQLRAAGLDGPALLEAARRVMVQSIHIGIALAGCVAVAAAWQVRRISHIRLHRAPKVSDAGPE is encoded by the coding sequence ATGCTCGGCATCGGCCTCGTCAACATGCTGGTCGCGCTCGACCAGACCGTGGTCAGCACGGCGCTGCCGTCGATCGTCGCCGACCTGCACGGCTTCGAGTACTACGCCTGGATCGCCAGCGCCTACCTGCTCGCCTCGGTCGTGACGGTGCCGATCTTCGGCCGGCTCGGCGACTACTTCGGGCGCAAGCGCTTCGTGGTGGCGGCGGTGATCGTGTTTACGGTCGCCTCGGTGCTGTGCGCGCTCGCCACCGACATGCGCATGCTGGCCGTGGCGCGCGCGCTGCAGGGGGTGGGCGGCGGGATGATGGTGGGCACCGCGTTCGCGTCGATCCCCGACCTGTTCCCCGATCCGCGCGAACGCGTGCGCTGGCAGGTGGTGATGGCCGCCACCTACGGGATCGGCACGGCGGCCGGGCCGTCGCTGGGCGGCTGGCTCAGCCAGCACTTCGGCTGGCGCTCGACGTTCCTGATCAACGTGCCGGTGGGCGTGCTCGCGCTCTACTTCATCTGGAAACACCTGCCGCACTTCCTGCGTCCGCGCGACGGCAAGGTCCGCATCGACTACGTCGGCGCGGTGCTGGTGGCGATCACGCTCGGCTGCCTGCAGTTCCTGATCGAGGCGCTGCCGGCGCGCGGCTTCGGCGCCGGCACCGCGGCGCTGGCCACCGTGGTGGTGGCGTCGTTCGGCGCGTTCCTCGTCTGCGAGCGCCGCGCCACGCACCCGATCGTGCCGCTCGACCTGTTCCGCGATCCGCAGCTCGTCACGCTGTTCACGCTCTCGACGCTGGCCGGCTTCGTGATGTTCTCGCTGATCTTCTTCGCGCCGCTGCTGCTGCAGGGCGGCTTCGGCCTCGATCCCGAGACGGCCGGCCTGCTCGCCACGCCGATCGCCGCCTGCATCGCCCTGGGCAGCCTGATCAACATCCGCATCGTGATGCACCTGAAGCGGCCCACGCTGATCCTCTCGGTCGGCTTCGGCCTGCTCGCCGCCGCCTCCGTCACGCTCGCGCTGACCGGGCCGCTCACGCCGCATCCGGTGCTGGAGCTGGCGATGGCCGCGGTGGGCATCGGCCTGGGCTTCATCCTCAACAACCTGAACGTGTTCGCGCAGGAGATCGCCGGGCGCGAGCGCTTCGGCATCGCCACGGCGCTGCTGCAATCGACGCGGATGGTGGGCGGCATGCTCGGCACCAGCATCCTCGCGACGATCGTCCACCACCACTACGCGGCCGGCGTGAGCGAGGCGATGAGCGTGCTCGGCAGCGGCGTGGCCGCGCAGTGGGTGCCGCATCTGGCCGATCCGCGCGTGCTGGTCGATCCGGCGCTCGGCGAGACGCTGCTCGGCCAGCTGCGCGCCGCCGGCCTCGACGGCCCGGCGCTGCTGGAGGCCGCGCGCCGCGTGATGGTGCAGTCGATCCACATCGGCATCGCGCTGGCCGGCTGCGTGGCGGTGGCCGCCGCGTGGCAGGTGCGGCGGATCTCGCATATCCGGCTGCATCGGGCGCCGAAGGTCAGCGACGCCGGGCCGGAGTGA
- a CDS encoding diacylglycerol/lipid kinase family protein: MPDLACEPAPTADAPFVFVVNAGSGRQRELDALVARLDDAFGRAGRRYELVSVTEPSRLEASVARAADLARGGVLVGVGGDGTLRTVARAALDAGCVFGVLPRGTFNYFSRDHGIPADPEQAIALLLTARVHPVQVGFVNDALFLVNASLGLYPKLLEQREAYKRQFGRSRLVALGSAIATLLRPHRLLRLRVDHEGTARELRTTTLFVANNRLQLEQVGAAEAPLLAQGMLVALAPLAHGRLAQILLSLRGAFSRVRDADDVIGFGFTRFTVARASRRHRRIKVATDGEIAWLDLPLEFRVADRPLRLLKPEPDVAERNRA; this comes from the coding sequence ATGCCCGACCTTGCCTGCGAACCTGCCCCCACCGCCGACGCGCCGTTCGTGTTCGTCGTCAACGCCGGCTCGGGGCGGCAGCGCGAACTCGACGCGCTCGTCGCCCGGCTCGACGACGCGTTCGGCCGCGCCGGGCGCCGCTACGAACTCGTGAGCGTCACCGAACCGTCGCGGCTCGAGGCGAGCGTGGCGCGCGCGGCCGACCTCGCGCGCGGCGGCGTGCTGGTGGGCGTGGGCGGCGACGGCACGCTGCGCACGGTGGCGCGCGCCGCGCTCGACGCGGGCTGCGTGTTCGGCGTGCTGCCGCGCGGCACCTTCAACTACTTCAGCCGCGACCACGGCATCCCCGCCGATCCGGAACAGGCCATCGCGCTGCTGCTCACCGCGCGCGTGCATCCGGTGCAGGTCGGCTTCGTCAACGACGCGCTGTTCCTCGTCAACGCGAGCCTCGGGCTCTATCCGAAGCTGCTCGAACAGCGCGAGGCCTACAAGCGCCAGTTCGGCCGCAGCCGGCTGGTGGCGCTCGGCTCGGCGATCGCCACGCTGCTGCGTCCGCACCGGCTGCTGCGGCTGCGCGTCGATCACGAGGGCACCGCGCGCGAGCTGCGCACCACCACGCTGTTCGTCGCCAACAACCGGCTCCAGCTCGAGCAGGTGGGCGCGGCCGAGGCGCCGCTGCTCGCGCAGGGCATGCTGGTGGCGCTGGCGCCGCTCGCGCACGGGCGGCTCGCGCAGATCCTGCTGTCGCTGCGCGGCGCGTTCAGCCGGGTGCGCGACGCGGACGACGTGATCGGCTTCGGCTTCACGCGCTTCACCGTCGCGCGCGCCTCGCGGCGGCACCGCCGCATCAAGGTCGCCACCGACGGCGAGATCGCCTGGCTCGACCTGCCGCTCGAGTTTCGCGTGGCCGACCGGCCGCTGCGCCTGCTCAAGCCCGAGCCCGACGTGGCCGAGCGCAACCGCGCATGA